The following are from one region of the Ornithorhynchus anatinus isolate Pmale09 chromosome X1, mOrnAna1.pri.v4, whole genome shotgun sequence genome:
- the WDR6 gene encoding WD repeat-containing protein 6 isoform X1: MEGSGDVSGPPPALLGMESVLLLAPVTALECVGGYLLAGEGPNLMVYSLKSEEALRTVQCEQNVLRHYRVHGLKERGAPGTRRASGTTLAVFGGKGLRVVKLSDEQDGTSLTPLSRLCELPDWIWDVRWLEDTVERSACLALVLAHNSVLLYDCVTQERLQEVHCEEKCILYSALLVGNNWQELVVIAGTVFNQLVVWCVADPAGKEARIQPRRRIGGHSGVIFSICYLEKKGILASASDDRSIRVWSVGDLRELRGAVRCILVCYGHQSRVWSVRLLSEYIISIGEDSACIVWSYDGERIQSFKGHRGRSIRALAVHEAQKWVITGGADAGIRIWRLPGHGSRGDGLLPLNFASFTLKGTPKAVSLVDTKRLLAMTDVGAVYLYELGVRRWKFILEDSNYQSYSLLEAAQLAGATGMCAIGNLEGCIKIFSLHRPEEAKDVKLFEGKVHSLSWVSHPSPDPPNGSLCRALFASGPWGVLVWLDVSCGPLGHISSVVERRRYLLPLCKQRWHTCIAFLPRGDFVVCGDRRGSLFIFSCGPSPGSTVEDQCTRGEREREADSEEDNGEAASEWSPAPAEGGPVSLLFGVHGKQGVTSVTCHGGFIYSTGRDGLLQQLCVRGDRLRVLRKQKPCKGMDWVARLCFAPDESLLVLGFHSTDFVLWSMRTHEKLYSVPCGGGHRSWSFTGDPSSGVFAFIKAGDVVVHQNREGGRGGTRAVLKESLHGRELTSVRYVGTVRTPDGEPITILVTGSEDTTVNVLAFRASPSTAVTLATVSVHISSVRALAVARVEMDRGKGHTAGLSALLFSAGGRAEIECHRLMIHCDRGANGTVRCQVIHVASHQLDKHWDHMKNKHKLIKVDPETRYMSIAVMADAALKQPGSCLILAAACSDGSVRLFLMWESDQKLLLLAESFYHQRCVLKVQLFAHQGVDGERRVLLCSAVTDGSISFWDVTAALDQETETRESPVGKRMPCDLGLPCLTIRAQSGGINSLHVRPEAGQYLMASGSDDGSIQVCVIAVETSPGTLPPTPLGSSRPPQPLQRVRVRVVQKLLVLSAHAAQVTGLRILRPDLMVSASIDQRLTFWRLSKGGLEFLGSRTCHVADASELDCWRTEEDKSYHCVISGQGLEIIHCRI, translated from the exons ATGGAGGGGTCGGGGGACGTGAGCGGTCCGCCTCCTGCCCTACTGGGGATGGAGTCGGTGCTGCTGCTCGCCCCGGTCACAGCCCTGGAGTGTGTGGGAGGTTATCTCCTGGCAG GTGAAGGCCCCAACCTGATGGTGTATAGCTTAAAGTCCGAagaggcgctcagaacagtgcagtGTGAGCAGAACGTTCTTCGCCATTACCGTGTCCACGGACTCAAAGAGCGTGGCGCACCTGGAACCCGGCGGGCTTCGGGAACGACATTAGCCGTCTTCGGGGGCAAAGGGCTCCGAGttgtgaagttaagtgatgagCAAGACGGGACCAGCCTGACTCCGCTCTCCCGGCTTTGTGAGCTGCCTGACTGGATATGGGATGTCCGTTGGCTAGAGGACACTGTGGAGAGGTCAGCTTGCCTCGCCCTGGTCCTGGCCCACAACTCCGTGCTCCTCTACGACTGTGTCACGCAAGAGAGACTTCAAGAGGTTCATTGTGAGGAGAAGTGTATCCTCTATTCCGCTCTCTTGGTTGGCAACAACTGGCAGGAGTTAGTGGTGATAGCGGGTACGGTCTTCAACCAGCTGGTGGTCTGGTGCGTGGCGGATCCCGCCGGCAAGGAAGCGAGGATTCAACCGCGAAGGCGGATCGGTGGGCACAGTGGCGTCATCTTCAGTATCTGCTACTTGGAGAAGAAAGGCATCTTGGCTTCCGCCTCCGACGACAGGAGCATCCGGGTTTGGAGCGTCGGAGATCTGCGAGAGCTTCGCGGCGCGGTGCGGTGCATCCTTGTCTGTTACGGTCACCAGTCCAGGGTGTGGTCGGTCAGGTTACTCAGCGAGTACATCATCAGTATCGGGGAAGATTCGGCTTGTATCGTCTGGAGCTACGACGGAGAGAGGATTCAAAGTTTTAAAGGGCACAGAGGGAGAAGCATCAGGGCATTGGCTGTGCATGAGGCCCAGAAGTGGGTGATCACCGGGGGGGCCGATGCTGGTATTAGAATCTGGCGCCTCCCGGGGCACGGATCTCGGGGGGATGGTCTTTTGCCCCTAAACTTCGCTTCGTTTACTCTGAAGGGGACCCCCAAAGCTGTGTCGTTGGTCGACACAAAGCGGCTTCTCGCCATGACTGACGTCGGGGCCGTTTACCTTTATGAGCTGGGAGTCCGACGGTGGAAATTCATCCTGGAGGACTCGAATTACCAGTCGTACAGTTTGCTGGAAGCTGCCCAGCTTGCTGGTGCCACTGGGATGTGCGCTATTGGGAATCTAGAGGGCTGCATCAAGATCTTTTCCCTCCACCGTCCAGAGGAGGCCAAAGACGTGAAATTGTTTGAGGGAAAAGTGCACAGCCTGAGCTGGGTCTCCCATCCGAGCCCGGATCCGCCCAACGGAAGCCTTTGCCGCGCCCTCTTTGCTTCTGGCCCATGGGGCGTTCTGGTGTGGCTGGATGTCTCCTGCGGCCCTTTAGGGCACATTAGTTCTGTGGTAGAAAGGCGTCGGTATCTCCTGCCGCTGTGCAAACAGAGGTGGCACACCTGCATTGCGTTTTTGCCCCGGGGAGACTTTGTGGTCTGCGGGGACCGCAGGGGGTCTCTGTTTATCTTTTCCTGTGGGCCCAGTCCGGGATCCACCGTGGAAGATCAGTGcacaagaggagagagagaaagggaggcagactcTGAGGAGGACAATGGGGAGGCTGCATCGGAGTGGTCTCCGGCTCCTGCTGAGGGAGGCCCCGTTTCCCTTCTGTTTGGGGTCCACGGGAAGCAAGGGGTGACGTCGGTGACCTGCCACGGTGGTTTCATCTACAGTACTGGCCGGGACGGCCTTCTCCAACAGCTGTGTGTCCGGGGCGACCGGCTCCGGGTGTTGCGGAAGCAGAAGCCCTGCAAAGGGATGGACTGGGTTGCGCGGCTCTGTTTCGCCCCCGACGAGAGCCTGCTGGTGCTGGGCTTCCACTCCACTGACTTTGTCTTGTGGAGCATGAGGACCCACGAGAAGCTGTACTCCGTCCCCTGTGGCGGAGGCCACCGGTCGTGGAGTTTCACGGGGGACCCGTCTTCCGGGGTCTTTGCTTTCATCAAAGCCGGGGACGTCGTGGTTCACCAGAACCGGGAGGGAGGCCGCGGCGGCACTAGGGCCGTCTTGAAAGAGTCCCTGCATGGCCGCGAGCTAACCTCCGTGCGGTACGTCGGGACGGTGAGGACGCCGGATGGCGAACCGATCACCATCCTGGTGACGGGGAGCGAGGACACAACGGTAAACGTCTTAGCTTTCCGGGCCTCTCCCTCCACTGCCGTCACGCTCGCCACCGTTAGCGTCCACATCTCTAGCGTGAGGGCCCTGGCGGTAGCCAGGGTGGAGATGGATCGGGGCAAGGGGCACACAGCTGGCCTGtctgcccttctcttctctgcgGGTGGTAGGGCAGAGATAGAGTGCCATCGGTTGATGATCCACTGTGACCGCGGGGCCAACGGTACGGTAAGGTGCCAGGTGATCCACGTGGCCTCTCACCAGCTTGATAAGCACTGGGACCACATGAAGAACAAGCACAAGCTCATCAAGGTGGACCCTGAAACCAG GTACATGTCTATCGCGGTCATGGCTGATGCTGCTCTTAAGCAGCCTGGTTCTTGCCTCATCCTGGCTGCTGCTTGTAGCGATGGTTCTGTGAG GCTCTTCCTGATGTGGGAATCCGATCAAAAATTGCTGCTCCTGGCAGAGTCTTTTTACCACCAGCGCTGTGTCCTGAAGGTCCAGTTGTTCGCCCACCAGGGAGTTGATGGAGAGAG GAGGGTGCTTCTGTGTAGTGCTGTGACCGATGGGAGCATTTCATTCTGGGATGTTACTGCCGCCTTAGACCAGGAAACAGAAACCCGGGAATCACCCGTCGGAAAGCGAATGCCATGTG ATCTGGGACTGCCGTGTCTCACCATCCGGGCTCAGAGTGGTGGGATCAACAGCCTCCACGTCAGGCCTGAAGCAGGACAGTACCTCATGGCCAGTGGCAGTGATGATGGCTCCATCCAGGTCTGCGTCATTGCCGTGGAAACGTCACCCGGAACCCTGCCCCCAACACCACTTGGCAGCTCCcggccccctcagcccctccagaGAGTCCGGGTTCGCGTGGTTCAGAAACTTCTCGTGCTCAGTGCTCACGCAGCCCAGGTCACGGGACTCAGGATTCTGAGACCAGATCTGATGGTCTCTGCCTCTATAGACCAACGTTTGACATTCTGGAGGCTGAGTAAAGGTGGTTTGGAATTCCTGGGCAGCAGGACCTGTCACGTAGCAGATGCTTCCGAGCTAGACTGTTGGCGGACCGAGGAAGATAAGAGCTACCACTGTGTCATCTCTGGCCAGGGCCTGGAGATCATCCACTGTAGGATATGA
- the WDR6 gene encoding WD repeat-containing protein 6 isoform X2 codes for MEGSGDVSGPPPALLGMESVLLLAPVTALECVGGYLLAGEGPNLMVYSLKSEEALRTVQCEQNVLRHYRVHGLKERGAPGTRRASGTTLAVFGGKGLRVVKLSDEQDGTSLTPLSRLCELPDWIWDVRWLEDTVERSACLALVLAHNSVLLYDCVTQERLQEVHCEEKCILYSALLVGNNWQELVVIAGTVFNQLVVWCVADPAGKEARIQPRRRIGGHSGVIFSICYLEKKGILASASDDRSIRVWSVGDLRELRGAVRCILVCYGHQSRVWSVRLLSEYIISIGEDSACIVWSYDGERIQSFKGHRGRSIRALAVHEAQKWVITGGADAGIRIWRLPGHGSRGDGLLPLNFASFTLKGTPKAVSLVDTKRLLAMTDVGAVYLYELGVRRWKFILEDSNYQSYSLLEAAQLAGATGMCAIGNLEGCIKIFSLHRPEEAKDVKLFEGKVHSLSWVSHPSPDPPNGSLCRALFASGPWGVLVWLDVSCGPLGHISSVVERRRYLLPLCKQRWHTCIAFLPRGDFVVCGDRRGSLFIFSCGPSPGSTVEDQCTRGEREREADSEEDNGEAASEWSPAPAEGGPVSLLFGVHGKQGVTSVTCHGGFIYSTGRDGLLQQLCVRGDRLRVLRKQKPCKGMDWVARLCFAPDESLLVLGFHSTDFVLWSMRTHEKLYSVPCGGGHRSWSFTGDPSSGVFAFIKAGDVVVHQNREGGRGGTRAVLKESLHGRELTSVRYVGTVRTPDGEPITILVTGSEDTTVNVLAFRASPSTAVTLATVSVHISSVRALAVARVEMDRGKGHTAGLSALLFSAGGRAEIECHRLMIHCDRGANGTVRCQVIHVASHQLDKHWDHMKNKHKLIKVDPETRLFLMWESDQKLLLLAESFYHQRCVLKVQLFAHQGVDGERRVLLCSAVTDGSISFWDVTAALDQETETRESPVGKRMPCDLGLPCLTIRAQSGGINSLHVRPEAGQYLMASGSDDGSIQVCVIAVETSPGTLPPTPLGSSRPPQPLQRVRVRVVQKLLVLSAHAAQVTGLRILRPDLMVSASIDQRLTFWRLSKGGLEFLGSRTCHVADASELDCWRTEEDKSYHCVISGQGLEIIHCRI; via the exons ATGGAGGGGTCGGGGGACGTGAGCGGTCCGCCTCCTGCCCTACTGGGGATGGAGTCGGTGCTGCTGCTCGCCCCGGTCACAGCCCTGGAGTGTGTGGGAGGTTATCTCCTGGCAG GTGAAGGCCCCAACCTGATGGTGTATAGCTTAAAGTCCGAagaggcgctcagaacagtgcagtGTGAGCAGAACGTTCTTCGCCATTACCGTGTCCACGGACTCAAAGAGCGTGGCGCACCTGGAACCCGGCGGGCTTCGGGAACGACATTAGCCGTCTTCGGGGGCAAAGGGCTCCGAGttgtgaagttaagtgatgagCAAGACGGGACCAGCCTGACTCCGCTCTCCCGGCTTTGTGAGCTGCCTGACTGGATATGGGATGTCCGTTGGCTAGAGGACACTGTGGAGAGGTCAGCTTGCCTCGCCCTGGTCCTGGCCCACAACTCCGTGCTCCTCTACGACTGTGTCACGCAAGAGAGACTTCAAGAGGTTCATTGTGAGGAGAAGTGTATCCTCTATTCCGCTCTCTTGGTTGGCAACAACTGGCAGGAGTTAGTGGTGATAGCGGGTACGGTCTTCAACCAGCTGGTGGTCTGGTGCGTGGCGGATCCCGCCGGCAAGGAAGCGAGGATTCAACCGCGAAGGCGGATCGGTGGGCACAGTGGCGTCATCTTCAGTATCTGCTACTTGGAGAAGAAAGGCATCTTGGCTTCCGCCTCCGACGACAGGAGCATCCGGGTTTGGAGCGTCGGAGATCTGCGAGAGCTTCGCGGCGCGGTGCGGTGCATCCTTGTCTGTTACGGTCACCAGTCCAGGGTGTGGTCGGTCAGGTTACTCAGCGAGTACATCATCAGTATCGGGGAAGATTCGGCTTGTATCGTCTGGAGCTACGACGGAGAGAGGATTCAAAGTTTTAAAGGGCACAGAGGGAGAAGCATCAGGGCATTGGCTGTGCATGAGGCCCAGAAGTGGGTGATCACCGGGGGGGCCGATGCTGGTATTAGAATCTGGCGCCTCCCGGGGCACGGATCTCGGGGGGATGGTCTTTTGCCCCTAAACTTCGCTTCGTTTACTCTGAAGGGGACCCCCAAAGCTGTGTCGTTGGTCGACACAAAGCGGCTTCTCGCCATGACTGACGTCGGGGCCGTTTACCTTTATGAGCTGGGAGTCCGACGGTGGAAATTCATCCTGGAGGACTCGAATTACCAGTCGTACAGTTTGCTGGAAGCTGCCCAGCTTGCTGGTGCCACTGGGATGTGCGCTATTGGGAATCTAGAGGGCTGCATCAAGATCTTTTCCCTCCACCGTCCAGAGGAGGCCAAAGACGTGAAATTGTTTGAGGGAAAAGTGCACAGCCTGAGCTGGGTCTCCCATCCGAGCCCGGATCCGCCCAACGGAAGCCTTTGCCGCGCCCTCTTTGCTTCTGGCCCATGGGGCGTTCTGGTGTGGCTGGATGTCTCCTGCGGCCCTTTAGGGCACATTAGTTCTGTGGTAGAAAGGCGTCGGTATCTCCTGCCGCTGTGCAAACAGAGGTGGCACACCTGCATTGCGTTTTTGCCCCGGGGAGACTTTGTGGTCTGCGGGGACCGCAGGGGGTCTCTGTTTATCTTTTCCTGTGGGCCCAGTCCGGGATCCACCGTGGAAGATCAGTGcacaagaggagagagagaaagggaggcagactcTGAGGAGGACAATGGGGAGGCTGCATCGGAGTGGTCTCCGGCTCCTGCTGAGGGAGGCCCCGTTTCCCTTCTGTTTGGGGTCCACGGGAAGCAAGGGGTGACGTCGGTGACCTGCCACGGTGGTTTCATCTACAGTACTGGCCGGGACGGCCTTCTCCAACAGCTGTGTGTCCGGGGCGACCGGCTCCGGGTGTTGCGGAAGCAGAAGCCCTGCAAAGGGATGGACTGGGTTGCGCGGCTCTGTTTCGCCCCCGACGAGAGCCTGCTGGTGCTGGGCTTCCACTCCACTGACTTTGTCTTGTGGAGCATGAGGACCCACGAGAAGCTGTACTCCGTCCCCTGTGGCGGAGGCCACCGGTCGTGGAGTTTCACGGGGGACCCGTCTTCCGGGGTCTTTGCTTTCATCAAAGCCGGGGACGTCGTGGTTCACCAGAACCGGGAGGGAGGCCGCGGCGGCACTAGGGCCGTCTTGAAAGAGTCCCTGCATGGCCGCGAGCTAACCTCCGTGCGGTACGTCGGGACGGTGAGGACGCCGGATGGCGAACCGATCACCATCCTGGTGACGGGGAGCGAGGACACAACGGTAAACGTCTTAGCTTTCCGGGCCTCTCCCTCCACTGCCGTCACGCTCGCCACCGTTAGCGTCCACATCTCTAGCGTGAGGGCCCTGGCGGTAGCCAGGGTGGAGATGGATCGGGGCAAGGGGCACACAGCTGGCCTGtctgcccttctcttctctgcgGGTGGTAGGGCAGAGATAGAGTGCCATCGGTTGATGATCCACTGTGACCGCGGGGCCAACGGTACGGTAAGGTGCCAGGTGATCCACGTGGCCTCTCACCAGCTTGATAAGCACTGGGACCACATGAAGAACAAGCACAAGCTCATCAAGGTGGACCCTGAAACCAG GCTCTTCCTGATGTGGGAATCCGATCAAAAATTGCTGCTCCTGGCAGAGTCTTTTTACCACCAGCGCTGTGTCCTGAAGGTCCAGTTGTTCGCCCACCAGGGAGTTGATGGAGAGAG GAGGGTGCTTCTGTGTAGTGCTGTGACCGATGGGAGCATTTCATTCTGGGATGTTACTGCCGCCTTAGACCAGGAAACAGAAACCCGGGAATCACCCGTCGGAAAGCGAATGCCATGTG ATCTGGGACTGCCGTGTCTCACCATCCGGGCTCAGAGTGGTGGGATCAACAGCCTCCACGTCAGGCCTGAAGCAGGACAGTACCTCATGGCCAGTGGCAGTGATGATGGCTCCATCCAGGTCTGCGTCATTGCCGTGGAAACGTCACCCGGAACCCTGCCCCCAACACCACTTGGCAGCTCCcggccccctcagcccctccagaGAGTCCGGGTTCGCGTGGTTCAGAAACTTCTCGTGCTCAGTGCTCACGCAGCCCAGGTCACGGGACTCAGGATTCTGAGACCAGATCTGATGGTCTCTGCCTCTATAGACCAACGTTTGACATTCTGGAGGCTGAGTAAAGGTGGTTTGGAATTCCTGGGCAGCAGGACCTGTCACGTAGCAGATGCTTCCGAGCTAGACTGTTGGCGGACCGAGGAAGATAAGAGCTACCACTGTGTCATCTCTGGCCAGGGCCTGGAGATCATCCACTGTAGGATATGA
- the WDR6 gene encoding WD repeat-containing protein 6 isoform X3, producing MEGSGDVSGPPPALLGMESVLLLAPVTALECVGGYLLAGEGPNLMVYSLKSEEALRTVQCEQNVLRHYRVHGLKERGAPGTRRASGTTLAVFGGKGLRVVKLSDEQDGTSLTPLSRLCELPDWIWDVRWLEDTVERSACLALVLAHNSVLLYDCVTQERLQEVHCEEKCILYSALLVGNNWQELVVIAGTVFNQLVVWCVADPAGKEARIQPRRRIGGHSGVIFSICYLEKKGILASASDDRSIRVWSVGDLRELRGAVRCILVCYGHQSRVWSVRLLSEYIISIGEDSACIVWSYDGERIQSFKGHRGRSIRALAVHEAQKWVITGGADAGIRIWRLPGHGSRGDGLLPLNFASFTLKGTPKAVSLVDTKRLLAMTDVGAVYLYELGVRRWKFILEDSNYQSYSLLEAAQLAGATGMCAIGNLEGCIKIFSLHRPEEAKDVKLFEGKVHSLSWVSHPSPDPPNGSLCRALFASGPWGVLVWLDVSCGPLGHISSVVERRRYLLPLCKQRWHTCIAFLPRGDFVVCGDRRGSLFIFSCGPSPGSTVEDQCTRGEREREADSEEDNGEAASEWSPAPAEGGPVSLLFGVHGKQGVTSVTCHGGFIYSTGRDGLLQQLCVRGDRLRVLRKQKPCKGMDWVARLCFAPDESLLVLGFHSTDFVLWSMRTHEKLYSVPCGGGHRSWSFTGDPSSGVFAFIKAGDVVVHQNREGGRGGTRAVLKESLHGRELTSVRYVGTVRTPDGEPITILVTGSEDTTVNVLAFRASPSTAVTLATVSVHISSVRALAVARVEMDRGKGHTAGLSALLFSAGGRAEIECHRLMIHCDRGANGTVRCQVIHVASHQLDKHWDHMKNKHKLIKVDPETRYMSIAVMADAALKQPGSCLILAAACSDGSVRLFLMWESDQKLLLLAESFYHQRCVLKVQLFAHQGVDGERRVLLCSAVTDGSISFWDVTAALDQETETRESPVGKRMPCETSKNQWNQRGKRR from the exons ATGGAGGGGTCGGGGGACGTGAGCGGTCCGCCTCCTGCCCTACTGGGGATGGAGTCGGTGCTGCTGCTCGCCCCGGTCACAGCCCTGGAGTGTGTGGGAGGTTATCTCCTGGCAG GTGAAGGCCCCAACCTGATGGTGTATAGCTTAAAGTCCGAagaggcgctcagaacagtgcagtGTGAGCAGAACGTTCTTCGCCATTACCGTGTCCACGGACTCAAAGAGCGTGGCGCACCTGGAACCCGGCGGGCTTCGGGAACGACATTAGCCGTCTTCGGGGGCAAAGGGCTCCGAGttgtgaagttaagtgatgagCAAGACGGGACCAGCCTGACTCCGCTCTCCCGGCTTTGTGAGCTGCCTGACTGGATATGGGATGTCCGTTGGCTAGAGGACACTGTGGAGAGGTCAGCTTGCCTCGCCCTGGTCCTGGCCCACAACTCCGTGCTCCTCTACGACTGTGTCACGCAAGAGAGACTTCAAGAGGTTCATTGTGAGGAGAAGTGTATCCTCTATTCCGCTCTCTTGGTTGGCAACAACTGGCAGGAGTTAGTGGTGATAGCGGGTACGGTCTTCAACCAGCTGGTGGTCTGGTGCGTGGCGGATCCCGCCGGCAAGGAAGCGAGGATTCAACCGCGAAGGCGGATCGGTGGGCACAGTGGCGTCATCTTCAGTATCTGCTACTTGGAGAAGAAAGGCATCTTGGCTTCCGCCTCCGACGACAGGAGCATCCGGGTTTGGAGCGTCGGAGATCTGCGAGAGCTTCGCGGCGCGGTGCGGTGCATCCTTGTCTGTTACGGTCACCAGTCCAGGGTGTGGTCGGTCAGGTTACTCAGCGAGTACATCATCAGTATCGGGGAAGATTCGGCTTGTATCGTCTGGAGCTACGACGGAGAGAGGATTCAAAGTTTTAAAGGGCACAGAGGGAGAAGCATCAGGGCATTGGCTGTGCATGAGGCCCAGAAGTGGGTGATCACCGGGGGGGCCGATGCTGGTATTAGAATCTGGCGCCTCCCGGGGCACGGATCTCGGGGGGATGGTCTTTTGCCCCTAAACTTCGCTTCGTTTACTCTGAAGGGGACCCCCAAAGCTGTGTCGTTGGTCGACACAAAGCGGCTTCTCGCCATGACTGACGTCGGGGCCGTTTACCTTTATGAGCTGGGAGTCCGACGGTGGAAATTCATCCTGGAGGACTCGAATTACCAGTCGTACAGTTTGCTGGAAGCTGCCCAGCTTGCTGGTGCCACTGGGATGTGCGCTATTGGGAATCTAGAGGGCTGCATCAAGATCTTTTCCCTCCACCGTCCAGAGGAGGCCAAAGACGTGAAATTGTTTGAGGGAAAAGTGCACAGCCTGAGCTGGGTCTCCCATCCGAGCCCGGATCCGCCCAACGGAAGCCTTTGCCGCGCCCTCTTTGCTTCTGGCCCATGGGGCGTTCTGGTGTGGCTGGATGTCTCCTGCGGCCCTTTAGGGCACATTAGTTCTGTGGTAGAAAGGCGTCGGTATCTCCTGCCGCTGTGCAAACAGAGGTGGCACACCTGCATTGCGTTTTTGCCCCGGGGAGACTTTGTGGTCTGCGGGGACCGCAGGGGGTCTCTGTTTATCTTTTCCTGTGGGCCCAGTCCGGGATCCACCGTGGAAGATCAGTGcacaagaggagagagagaaagggaggcagactcTGAGGAGGACAATGGGGAGGCTGCATCGGAGTGGTCTCCGGCTCCTGCTGAGGGAGGCCCCGTTTCCCTTCTGTTTGGGGTCCACGGGAAGCAAGGGGTGACGTCGGTGACCTGCCACGGTGGTTTCATCTACAGTACTGGCCGGGACGGCCTTCTCCAACAGCTGTGTGTCCGGGGCGACCGGCTCCGGGTGTTGCGGAAGCAGAAGCCCTGCAAAGGGATGGACTGGGTTGCGCGGCTCTGTTTCGCCCCCGACGAGAGCCTGCTGGTGCTGGGCTTCCACTCCACTGACTTTGTCTTGTGGAGCATGAGGACCCACGAGAAGCTGTACTCCGTCCCCTGTGGCGGAGGCCACCGGTCGTGGAGTTTCACGGGGGACCCGTCTTCCGGGGTCTTTGCTTTCATCAAAGCCGGGGACGTCGTGGTTCACCAGAACCGGGAGGGAGGCCGCGGCGGCACTAGGGCCGTCTTGAAAGAGTCCCTGCATGGCCGCGAGCTAACCTCCGTGCGGTACGTCGGGACGGTGAGGACGCCGGATGGCGAACCGATCACCATCCTGGTGACGGGGAGCGAGGACACAACGGTAAACGTCTTAGCTTTCCGGGCCTCTCCCTCCACTGCCGTCACGCTCGCCACCGTTAGCGTCCACATCTCTAGCGTGAGGGCCCTGGCGGTAGCCAGGGTGGAGATGGATCGGGGCAAGGGGCACACAGCTGGCCTGtctgcccttctcttctctgcgGGTGGTAGGGCAGAGATAGAGTGCCATCGGTTGATGATCCACTGTGACCGCGGGGCCAACGGTACGGTAAGGTGCCAGGTGATCCACGTGGCCTCTCACCAGCTTGATAAGCACTGGGACCACATGAAGAACAAGCACAAGCTCATCAAGGTGGACCCTGAAACCAG GTACATGTCTATCGCGGTCATGGCTGATGCTGCTCTTAAGCAGCCTGGTTCTTGCCTCATCCTGGCTGCTGCTTGTAGCGATGGTTCTGTGAG GCTCTTCCTGATGTGGGAATCCGATCAAAAATTGCTGCTCCTGGCAGAGTCTTTTTACCACCAGCGCTGTGTCCTGAAGGTCCAGTTGTTCGCCCACCAGGGAGTTGATGGAGAGAG GAGGGTGCTTCTGTGTAGTGCTGTGACCGATGGGAGCATTTCATTCTGGGATGTTACTGCCGCCTTAGACCAGGAAACAGAAACCCGGGAATCACCCGTCGGAAAGCGAATGCCATGTG AAACTTCCAAGAACCAATGGAaccaaaggggaaagagaagatag